A window of Rosa rugosa chromosome 7, drRosRugo1.1, whole genome shotgun sequence genomic DNA:
TCCACAATCGGTTGAAGCCATCTAAGATTACCTGGACAGCCATGTACAGGAAGCAACACAAGAAGGTAAATTTCTATCGTGATTTCCGGCACTGCAATCTTTATAGCCATCTCATTGCTCTTGCACTTGGCTTTTATAATTAGCAAAGTTTTTTTTAATGGTTATGGAAAACATACATGCTAGAAAACTGTGTTGCAATAGATTGATTATGACCCTTTGTTTTCATAATGCTTTTAGTTAATCCTTTCAAATAAACTGGTATCATCTTTTGTCTGCTGAAGTATTGCAACTCTTTTATTAGCCAAGATAATTGTGAGAAGTAGTATGACGTATTTATTTATATCCGTGGTTGGtattgatggacaatgttgtCTTGACATATGTAGGATATTGCTCAAGAATCTGTTAAGAAGAGGAGACGTGCCAATAAGAAGCCTTATTCAAGGTCAATAGTTGGTGCCACCCTGGAGGTTATCCAGAAGAGGAGGACCGAAAAGCCTGAAGTTCGTGATGCTGCTCGTGAGGCCGCACTCCGGTTTGTGCTCTTATCTATTACTTGTGGATTCACTTATTTCGCATTTCCAACTTTTAGGTTTTTCTTGTTCAGCTCTTTGCTTAGCTGATTTCTTTTAAGGTTTTCATGAAACATTGACTTATCTGCAGTGAAATCAAGGAAAGGATCAAGAAAACCAAGGATGAAAAGAAAGCGAAGAAGGCAGAAGTTGTTGCCAAACAGAAGAGCAAGGGTCAGAATATTTCCAAGGGAGCTGTCCCCAAGGGTCCCAAGcttggcggtggcggcggcaaGCGCTGAGCAACTATTCTGTTGTCAACTGGCAGAGTAGAGTAATTGATAGGACATGTTTCCATTTCTCTTTGAAGATTTTGTAAGGATTGATATGCGCAGTTTGATGGTTTATTTGGTTTTTTCCTTTCATCTATGCTATACCTGTCACTTTGGTATTATTAAGTACGAAAAATTGGGTGTTGGACTTGAATTTGCTTTCATCTCTCCCTCTATGCATATAAAATCCAGCCGAGGAATAATAACAAGCTTAAGAATCTGGCTGGGAATGCATCATAGCTTCGAATTGGCAATAATTATAGTTGGATTTGTAACTCAAAATCTTGTCATTCCTTTTCAGACATCCCTCTACGCGAGCTCATACTGAACTTCCATACTCTTGAGCACCAAGAGTTGGTCTCGTGAACACTAGGCTTGTATATCTGTATCATTTTGAAATAAAATATCAGCTTTTGTAGTGATTGTGGATTTGCGGCTGCTCCACCATTTAGTTGTTTCTGCAAGTTACTTGtcataagaaaaaaagaatcaaCTTAAAACACCCAACAAAGCAGCAGGAGTTGTGGAGGAAGATCACAGTTCCAAACATAACTTGCACCAGAAATGATTTTTTGGTAAGGAATTAGCAGCAAAGCCTTGTGCATCTCATGAATCACGTCAGGCAGACTTGTAACTTCTGGATGATTCTAGTCTTGAAGGTAAAGCCTATAACCTATTTGTAGCATAAGTTTATGGAAAATACCGAGTACAAACCAGTTCAAACTTGTTACTACCGTAGTTTAGTACGCGCTCCTCATTCCGCACAAAACATGTTGCTAACAAACCCATCTCATGATCCGAAGACTAAGACCCTGGCAAGCCATGTCACCAAAGAGGAAGCCTTGAAGGTACCCACCGTATCGAATTCCAGTAACCTAATCGGGCATGAGCGGAGGAGACAGGTCATGTCAAACCCTAGCTTACCCGACTTACACACTACGCCGGGATATTCTCATTATCAACCCCCCACTGCGATTGTATTGGGTTATAGATATTAATATTTTGGTGAAAATTAATATTTTCAAGATCAACCGTCTATTTGTTtgatacaattacatcaataaATGATATATGTTAATTCACTTTGATTTTTTGCAGATATTAATTTTAAGAGTTGACTTAAAACACTAACAGTTCAGATCTTGAAAGTACATTGCTCAATCATGCAAATCGGAGAGAGTTCGGACTTATGGTTTGGACTTGGAACTTTTTTCTTCAGTTTAATTCTTTTAAACTTTTTAAATGTCTGTGTAATGCTTACGTTATAACCTGTATGGAATGTAATATAATAATCTCAAATCTGTGAGGTTTTCCACAATAATTTTCCATGTTTATTTGCTTTATGGAATTAGAGCCGCAGGGTTAGGGGTATGAGCCTCTCCCAACCAATTTCAACTGGTTTATGTCGTGATGCTCTCAAGTTACTTTAACAATATCTGAGCTGGTACACTCATGTATGAATGTCTCATGCCCCACGTCACCCAATATAAATTGTACGTTGTTCACTTGTATGACTTGAAATTGTGATATATACATGTTTAATATTGTTACTTTCCCACATTGAACAACAGTGACATTACAATAGAATTTATAAGGATTAATTCTATTAGCAATTGATTTTGGTTGTGATAAAGATTAGTTGATCAAAGTTTTCACTTTCTTTCACGCACAGTGCAAAAATTagatcttcttcttccattaTGTCGTATGTACCTACAACAGATCACACTACTGATGCGCGCTTACCAAAGGCTAACTGACTGAGCTTGAGCGGGAGTGCTAACACATCAGCACATTTATCCATGAACAGCTCTTATTTGTTAAGCTGAACAATTACACTAAAACAGAATCAGAGTCTCATTCCTTTCCTCAATTTGTTCATAAATAACTCTTATTTGTTAGGGTCAGTTCTATAGGCGTATCATAATGGTATCTCGACTAATAGCTATAGCACTAGTTAGTTAGTTTTCTTCCCTCAAGGCTCAAGTTAGTCGTGACACATACATGAATGATGAATGAGTCTTTCTTGGGTTTCAACCCATATTGTGTCTAGAGGTGTCGTTGATATATAGTTATGATATTGGAGACTTGTATCGTGGGATACTGAGACTCGATCATCTTATGAGGAGAGAAAACACCGTACTAGATGTTCGAACTTCGAAGTTTAGATTTTGAAGTGGCAATTAATCTAACTTGTAAATGATACAGTGGGTCATCTCTCCCGGTCTTCATATCATTATGCCTCCAGGCTTTTGTGGTTTAAAtctgacgcagtcggaatgatcggattgataacctaggtttaccagcaataaacctaacaaaaggattctggagtccaccagagataaaagagaaaatctctattttattgataatatgataaaagatgtGTTCTGCAGCCACATACGGctgcttaaataagagaaataaaaccctagggcgactaacattgaaccctaaagcccatgggtaaaaacaaaacaaactagaaaacctaaaataaaaagaatgcaaaactagcctaaactattaaatcccgaatcggataattaaaacgacatatttccaaaagttagtcaaatttgattcaaaatcaaaacctgacttttcgcacgagaaacccgaaaagtccaaaaccaatttttcttgaatattccagcagctaataacctccttacacgtgagttacctattttccaatcatttttcttgattctatgccgcttctttacttttatggttttctgatTGAATCGGgttcattctcgtcctacatcaaaaTCGTGATTATTCATTCATTTCCTTAGGTAAAAGCTCTCCTCCAAGGCTCCTATCTTATGAAGCTTTAAGATACCAGAAATAGAAAATTTAATATAGATTCATTGAAGTAGAGCCTATTACTGGCATGGCCATGCCCATGACACCTTTTCTGAGCAGTATAAAAGTCGAAGATAAACTGGGTGTTACCCAAAAGGTAGAGTCATGGACCAGAAGACTTGATGAAAGTGAtcatgaaaaaaaagaagatgaatATGGAAGTGTACAAAGGTACCACGTACATGTCATGCTGATCATAAGCTCCACTAGGTTGAATGTAATGTCATTTCTCTCTAATTTAATACTCTAGCTGGGAATTACATATAGTGCGTCTTACTAGTTACTGCGTACTACGACAATAAAGCAAACAAAATCCTGAGAAATTAAAGTTAGAAATAACTTGAACAACAAAAGCTCTTAGGGATAAGAAGGCAGGGCACCCCAGTAAGGTGGTGATACAGGGTTATACTCCTCAACATTGAAAAGATAGTTGCCCTCTGCAATCTGATGCTGGCTCACCCCTCCTGCCTTGTTCGAGCTTCGAATGGCAGCAACCGAAGTGCTTTCCACTGTCTCTTCGCCGGAGATTTCAGTGTAGCCCGGAGAAACCTGCTTCCTAGCAACTTCTTCTCTCAGAATAGTCTTCAGTTTCATGACCTACACCATAATATGTATGCGTACGTAGCTTAGTTACAAACATACAAATACAATTAATCCATAAAATACTCGGGTATAAGTTTCTCAAGCAACTTCTAGCTTCTCTTAAAATAGTACGTACGTCTTCGGTTCCATAACCTACACTACCGTATATACATATAGCTTACTAAACTAATCAGTATATGTATGAATTCAAATAAAATATATGGGTTTTAATTTATCAAAaaatttttttgttacaaaTTGAGTTAGGCAGTTGCTATGTTCACAATATGTATTTTGGCGTCATGCACTGTAAATTACTATTTTATTACACGAATAACTACATAGAAAAAAATGGGGAATGATAATCTTGGAGTGAGAATATCATGAAAATGTAAaagaatagttttttttttttacctcgtCTTGAAGCTTTTGCTTCTCTTTAGAGACGGCGTCATAATCTTGTTTGAGCGCATCGTACAAGCGTTCGAGCTGCTTGGCCTTCCACCTAGCTCGTCGGTTTTGGAACCAAACAGCGATTTGCCGAGGCTGAAGGCCGAGATCTCTCGATAGCTTCATCTTCCTATCAGGGTCCAGCTTTATCTCCTCTTGGAAACTCCTCTCCAGTGACTCTAACTGATCGGTTGACAatcgcttcttcttctcttgacTGTTGCAGCCGTAACTCATGACATGATGACTGTTCCTCTCCATGGAAGAAGGAACCGATCCTTGTGGTGTCTCGGAGAACATGGCTTGATGATGCTTCATCTCCATGCCTGGAAAACAAAGAAGACCAAATGTTTTTACTGTTTTATATATGAAGTCTGAGGAGTACTAAACAAGGTAAGAAGTAACAACAGCTTGTGTTAGATTATAACTACATATATAGAATACAATGGTTGCATATTTTTGTTGTATGGTGTGACCTCAAACGACTAGACCGAGTGACTTCTCCCAAAAAGTAGGGTGGAATCAGTAATTGGTTTGCTTGAAGTTGAAAGTGCTATAATACTAGTTCAAACTAGCTAGCTTGTTTCGACATGCTTCTTCAAAGCCCATAATAAGCTTAACTAGTTGAGGAAAAGCAAGATGAAAGAGAAGGGTATCGAAGATGGGAATAGATCGAGGAGTGACTAGAAATTACCAGGATGAGGAAAAGGGTCGAAGTTATAGTTGTAGAGGAAACCAAAGGAAGGTTCAGGTCGAGAAACAAGGTGGTGGTGCTGCTGCTGCCTCAAGTTGGTGTTGGTCCAATCCATGCTTGGCTGTTCTCTCTAATTCCGCTGGTAATTCTAATTCGGGTTTCGCTTTCCTTGTCTCCTCGATGCTTCAAATATTGAACACGTTTATATGGACCTGCAGGGTCCAAGTAATCGAGATATATGGACCACAAGGACAGTGATCTAGAGAGAAGGAGTGGGATATGATGATGGAACTAAGCTTATAGGAGGATGATGAGGCTTggcgtggagagagagagagagagagagagagaggttctATTCTATTAtcgaatctctctctctctttaaatTTCAAGGTGCAAGAGACACAGTAGTGATCAATGAATGAATTCACAAGTTGAGAGAGAAGTGTGACTGTGAGCTGGTTGTTCCTACATCACCTTTGGGGCGCAACAAATTTAGCTTTATGTTTAATTGTTGTGATAGagatctagagagagagagagagttgtagCAGCACATAGTTACTTCTAGGGAGGGAGGGAGAAGCAGGGATCAGAAGGGTTGCAGGACGAGGCGTGAGAAAGGGAGGCATAGTATGTCAGTAGTGAGTAGTTCCTTCCATAGGAGCAGGATTAATATGGGGACCATATTCAGATGGAGACCTTTGAGTCCGCTCTTCTCCTCTCTCCCATTTACATCACCTTCCAACCGACAGCTCTCTCTCACACTCCCTCACTGCCATGCATTTATACATACATACTgatacatataaatacatatacaTGTGTGAATGTACAGTAATATTAATATAGATACGTATAGAGTAGACATGTGTAATTGAAAAACTTTAGATCATTTCTACCTTGATTTTTTGTCCGAATGGAACCTTTCATTATTTAGGTTCTTCTCTAAGAATCATTTGTGCAGTGGTACgtaatttaaaatttttaacaACTTGAGACCAACACTACTCTAATACAATACAAATTTttatcaaaataataataataataacaatgatgatgatgatcatggCTTGGTGATCAGATGGCTTAACATTTTAAAACAAATGGATTGATTATTGAGAGAAAATAGTATGAGTTGTGGAACATGTGTCACTTGCGTTCCTATGAGTCTATTACGCCAAACTCTAGCCACGTACTGGGGTTTCTCCTTTTCACGATCTTATGCATGGCTGCTAATGAGACCTCCGGCAACCACCACTTACCAAGTAGGTGTGTTGTTGCTGGTACGAGCAGTGGATGTCGATGACCTCACTAGGGTAATCAGACGAATTTGGGCGAGTAAGAAGTCTACCATCACCACCAGTTCAAAATGTCCGATCCTGTTTCAGAGAGCTGTACTCCTACTTCTACGAGCTAGCTTCCACAGTCACATTCAAAGCCTTAATGTTTCTTCTCAATGGCTTTTACGAGGGGGTTTGAGAATTCAGGTATGGTGCATGTATGCAGGAATTGCTCCCTTGTCTGTACCATTTTTGCAGCATGCGACGTACTCATTAATTGTGTTACACATGTTTGTAATCCCTAACACTTGTCGCCGACCTTGTTATTGGCTTAATTTGGTAggatttgttcaaaagcttttctctcttttcctccAATAATGGTTCAAATCTTATGTTCGATACAACTCCTTTTCACTTGCAAAATGCAAGTCTTATCAATTTAATATTGATTTCAGttagaacacacacacacacatatatatgggaggataaaaaaaaaaaagacctccttattttaaaaatttgaggacttttgctaatttACACTAATATATATGACTTAATTAATTCAATAATTTCAACCGTTGATCCTTTACATTCCTATACAAAAAATATTTCTACAAAaaataaaccaaatccataatcatttagTCATTGAAAATTGTGTAAATAGATGTAGTccattagagcaactccaacag
This region includes:
- the LOC133723453 gene encoding large ribosomal subunit protein eL24-like, which translates into the protein MVLKTELCRFSGAKIYPGRGIRFIRSDSQVFLFANSKCKRYFHNRLKPSKITWTAMYRKQHKKDIAQESVKKRRRANKKPYSRSIVGATLEVIQKRRTEKPEVRDAAREAALREIKERIKKTKDEKKAKKAEVVAKQKSKGQNISKGAVPKGPKLGGGGGKR
- the LOC133723523 gene encoding putative homeobox-leucine zipper protein ATHB-51; translation: MDWTNTNLRQQQHHHLVSRPEPSFGFLYNYNFDPFPHPGMEMKHHQAMFSETPQGSVPSSMERNSHHVMSYGCNSQEKKKRLSTDQLESLERSFQEEIKLDPDRKMKLSRDLGLQPRQIAVWFQNRRARWKAKQLERLYDALKQDYDAVSKEKQKLQDEVMKLKTILREEVARKQVSPGYTEISGEETVESTSVAAIRSSNKAGGVSQHQIAEGNYLFNVEEYNPVSPPYWGALPSYP